A single window of Actinoallomurus bryophytorum DNA harbors:
- a CDS encoding NRDE family protein yields the protein MCTAIVGYDPGARVPLLLAGVRDELVARAWRPPARHWPDHPGLVGGRDELAGGTWLALDPAAPRVACVLNGVGTAAPESVRRSRGGLPLALAETGTLDGDPHGFDPFHLIGAEPGSVRLWSWDGERLTGRKLEPGLHMVVNSGLAEAGSRGGDDYMSARVAHFRPLFEAAGHEREAWRHLLDGDGLDPSDDRALIVRRDLGDGRLWGTTSISLTTFGPDGVSYDFTAEPGTPAAWQPVPTS from the coding sequence ATGTGCACGGCGATCGTCGGGTACGACCCCGGCGCACGGGTGCCGCTGCTCCTCGCCGGCGTGCGAGACGAGCTGGTGGCCCGCGCCTGGCGTCCGCCCGCCCGGCACTGGCCGGACCACCCCGGTCTGGTCGGCGGACGCGACGAGCTCGCGGGAGGCACCTGGCTGGCCCTCGACCCGGCCGCGCCCAGGGTGGCGTGCGTTCTCAACGGCGTCGGCACCGCCGCGCCCGAGTCGGTTCGGCGGTCACGCGGCGGACTGCCGCTGGCGCTGGCCGAGACCGGCACGCTCGACGGCGACCCGCACGGTTTCGACCCGTTCCACCTCATCGGCGCGGAGCCGGGGAGCGTACGCCTGTGGAGCTGGGACGGCGAGCGCCTCACCGGACGCAAGCTCGAACCCGGCCTGCACATGGTGGTCAACAGCGGCCTGGCCGAGGCGGGCTCGCGCGGCGGCGACGACTACATGTCCGCCCGCGTCGCCCACTTCCGCCCGCTGTTCGAGGCGGCCGGCCACGAGCGCGAGGCATGGCGTCACCTCCTGGACGGCGACGGCCTGGACCCGTCCGACGACCGGGCGCTGATCGTCCGCCGCGACCTGGGCGACGGCCGGCTCTGGGGCACGACGTCGATCTCACTGACGACGTTCGGCCCGGACGGGGTCTCCTATGACTTCACCGCCGAGCCCGGCACCCCTGCGGCCTGGCAGCCGGTCCCCACGTCCTGA
- a CDS encoding aldo/keto reductase encodes MEQRHLGRSGLSVSRIGLGTMTWGGDTDAEDAADQLATFVGAGGNLLDTADVYCGGDSERVIGDLVRDVVDREDVVIATKAVLTAEGARDASRRHLLRALDASLERLGVDHVDLWQLHAYDPGTPLEETLSALDEAVTSGRARYVGVSNYAAWQLATAATWQRAWPGRTPIVSTQVEYSLLRRDVEDDVVPAAQELGVGILPWSPLGRGVLTGKYRTGIPADSRAAAPHYADFVQPYLNERGGRIVESVSTAAEGLGVSPLAVALSWVRDQPGVVAPIVGARTAGQLAVILQAEEITLPDEIRDALDDVSTEDD; translated from the coding sequence ATGGAACAGCGTCACCTCGGCCGGAGCGGCCTCTCCGTTTCCCGCATCGGCCTGGGCACGATGACGTGGGGCGGCGACACCGACGCCGAGGACGCCGCCGACCAGCTCGCCACGTTCGTGGGGGCCGGCGGCAATCTACTGGACACCGCGGACGTCTACTGCGGGGGCGACAGCGAGCGCGTGATCGGAGACCTGGTCCGCGACGTGGTCGACCGCGAAGATGTGGTGATCGCCACAAAGGCGGTGCTGACCGCCGAGGGCGCACGCGACGCGTCACGCCGCCACCTCCTGCGCGCGCTCGACGCCTCACTCGAGCGGCTCGGCGTGGACCACGTCGACCTGTGGCAGCTGCACGCGTACGACCCCGGTACGCCGCTGGAGGAGACGCTGTCGGCCCTGGACGAGGCGGTCACATCGGGCCGCGCGCGTTACGTAGGGGTGTCGAACTACGCCGCGTGGCAGCTCGCCACGGCGGCCACCTGGCAGCGCGCCTGGCCGGGCCGTACCCCGATCGTGTCCACGCAGGTGGAGTACTCCCTGCTGCGGCGCGACGTGGAGGACGACGTGGTGCCGGCGGCGCAGGAGCTGGGAGTGGGGATACTCCCCTGGTCTCCGCTGGGCCGCGGGGTCCTTACCGGCAAGTACCGTACGGGCATCCCGGCCGACTCGCGCGCGGCCGCCCCGCACTACGCCGACTTCGTACAGCCCTACCTCAACGAACGCGGCGGGCGGATCGTGGAGTCGGTCTCGACGGCGGCCGAGGGCCTCGGCGTGTCGCCGCTGGCGGTCGCGCTGAGCTGGGTACGCGACCAGCCCGGCGTGGTGGCGCCGATCGTCGGGGCGCGTACGGCGGGGCAGCTCGCCGTCATCCTCCAGGCCGAGGAGATCACGCTGCCGGACGAGATCCGCGACGCCCTGGACGACGTGTCCACCGAGGACGACTGA
- a CDS encoding DUF6119 family protein — MPRRPSMSRKVSLYRLDSRQDDELRSHIQSKYLDAEEFRAWDVLVAGVDGLLVAGVIASSSPKWLSHVQSLVDLSPDLSNNTSAAVLLVPYERYVYTLSWGFGHLIVEPGDIDPGFGLRFALRRANPEQVRALTVHTMDTLARTARTTVPGGATLDAFGMEEIGEIVSRLVGRVSSAGLTAARGSGNDAVTIRGADGLSIPLGREAEGLLADLRFLHTVVEHESPIAGLEHFEQTKPLRSGDPAVETLKERLAEALIPGAQRIALSWPAEWEEDYGEADGYFLAGLGRGWDDRPDTLELEHLLGALAERSSETRLAALKRIKIQALDANGGAVSRAISGDKWITFEDDLHGQRYVFHQGRWFNIGSAYLDMLRGKISRIFAQRSMLELPAWPKTQKKNGVGPVIERRYNEYASAQNDSLLCLDRKLIRTEQHDRGIEACDLLGPDNELIHVKRLGDSVSASHLFNQATVSAEALRRQADAQESFRARVREVSNGARDLPEDFRPRKVVLAFAEREATPRALMTFSQVTLARCAQRIGELDMDLEIVEIGDSEDLIE, encoded by the coding sequence ATGCCGCGACGACCGTCTATGTCTCGTAAAGTATCGCTCTATCGGCTGGATTCGCGTCAGGATGATGAGCTTAGATCCCACATTCAGTCCAAGTATCTCGATGCAGAGGAGTTTCGCGCATGGGATGTCCTCGTCGCCGGGGTGGATGGACTCTTGGTTGCTGGGGTGATCGCGAGTTCATCGCCTAAATGGCTGTCGCACGTACAGTCGTTGGTGGACCTTTCCCCGGATCTGTCCAACAATACTTCTGCAGCGGTTCTGCTGGTGCCATATGAGAGATACGTCTACACCCTATCGTGGGGATTCGGCCATTTGATCGTCGAGCCAGGCGATATCGATCCAGGATTTGGTCTGCGTTTCGCGCTACGCAGAGCCAATCCTGAACAAGTGCGGGCGCTTACCGTTCACACCATGGACACGCTCGCCCGCACCGCACGCACGACGGTCCCGGGTGGTGCGACGCTGGACGCCTTCGGCATGGAGGAGATCGGCGAGATCGTCAGCCGGTTGGTCGGCCGTGTCTCTTCCGCAGGACTCACGGCAGCTCGTGGCAGCGGCAACGACGCCGTGACCATTCGCGGCGCCGATGGACTCAGCATCCCCCTAGGCCGTGAGGCCGAAGGGTTGCTCGCTGACCTCCGGTTCCTGCACACCGTCGTGGAACACGAGTCTCCTATCGCCGGCCTTGAGCACTTCGAGCAGACCAAGCCCCTCCGCTCGGGAGATCCTGCGGTCGAAACCTTGAAGGAGCGTCTCGCAGAGGCGCTGATACCCGGCGCGCAACGTATCGCGCTGAGCTGGCCTGCGGAGTGGGAAGAAGACTACGGCGAAGCTGACGGCTATTTCCTGGCCGGACTCGGACGGGGATGGGACGACCGGCCCGACACGCTGGAGCTGGAGCACCTCTTAGGTGCGCTCGCCGAACGGTCGTCCGAAACGCGTCTCGCGGCGCTCAAGCGAATCAAGATTCAGGCTCTCGATGCCAACGGTGGTGCCGTCAGCAGGGCGATCTCCGGCGATAAGTGGATCACTTTTGAGGACGACCTGCACGGGCAGCGATACGTCTTTCACCAAGGACGCTGGTTCAACATTGGCAGTGCTTATCTCGATATGCTCCGCGGCAAGATATCGCGGATCTTCGCGCAACGGTCCATGCTTGAGCTTCCGGCCTGGCCGAAGACACAAAAGAAGAACGGCGTTGGTCCTGTAATCGAACGTCGATACAACGAGTACGCGTCGGCGCAGAATGACTCTTTGCTGTGTCTTGATCGAAAACTCATTCGGACTGAACAGCATGATCGTGGCATCGAGGCTTGTGATCTCCTAGGCCCCGACAACGAGCTGATCCATGTAAAGCGATTGGGTGACTCCGTTTCGGCCAGCCATCTATTCAATCAGGCGACGGTATCCGCTGAAGCGCTACGCCGACAGGCAGACGCCCAGGAGAGCTTCCGTGCACGGGTGCGGGAGGTCAGTAATGGAGCACGAGATCTGCCCGAAGACTTCCGGCCACGAAAGGTTGTGCTGGCATTCGCCGAACGTGAGGCCACGCCACGTGCACTAATGACGTTCTCGCAGGTTACCCTCGCTCGATGCGCTCAGCGGATCGGTGAGCTTGACATGGACCTTGAGATCGTCGAGATCGGCGATTCTGAGGACCTGATCGAATGA
- a CDS encoding SCO1664 family protein — MSQPSRYGVGGDGSVGPADTETAISLLQHGEISIEGRLVQASNATLYCGISLDGIQANCVYKPISGERPLWDFPDGTLAGREVSAYVISEQMGWGVVPPTVHRDGPFGPGMVQLWIDHDTDVDLLALSRGDDPAVRRMAVFDAVVNNADRKIGHLLPTTSGHVYGCDHGVCFSDEYKLRTVLWQWRGKDLTDEAVEGLQRLRHAFGRDGLTSRLTGLLNAEEVQATVGRVELMLKHRIHPYPPEDWPAIPWPPV; from the coding sequence ATGAGTCAGCCCTCCCGGTACGGCGTCGGTGGTGACGGTTCGGTCGGCCCGGCCGACACCGAGACCGCCATCAGCCTGCTGCAGCATGGTGAGATCAGCATCGAGGGGCGGCTCGTCCAGGCGAGCAACGCGACGCTGTACTGCGGGATCTCGCTCGACGGCATCCAGGCGAACTGCGTCTACAAACCCATCTCCGGCGAACGCCCGCTGTGGGACTTCCCGGACGGCACGCTGGCCGGCCGCGAGGTCTCCGCGTACGTCATCTCCGAGCAGATGGGCTGGGGCGTCGTGCCGCCCACGGTCCACCGCGACGGCCCGTTCGGGCCCGGCATGGTCCAGCTGTGGATCGACCACGACACCGACGTCGACCTGCTGGCCCTCTCCCGCGGAGACGACCCCGCCGTACGCCGCATGGCCGTCTTCGACGCCGTGGTCAACAACGCCGATCGCAAGATCGGGCACCTGCTGCCGACCACCTCGGGTCACGTGTACGGCTGCGACCACGGTGTCTGCTTCTCGGACGAGTACAAGCTCCGCACCGTGCTGTGGCAGTGGCGCGGCAAGGACCTCACCGACGAGGCGGTCGAAGGGCTGCAGCGACTCCGCCACGCCTTCGGGCGCGACGGCCTCACGTCGAGGCTGACCGGCCTGCTCAACGCCGAAGAGGTCCAGGCCACGGTGGGCCGCGTCGAGCTCATGCTCAAGCACCGCATCCACCCCTACCCCCCAGAGGACTGGCCCGCCATCCCCTGGCCGCCCGTGTAG
- a CDS encoding histidine phosphatase family protein codes for MATLLLVRHGLTEMTGPVLAGWTPEVHLNERGRTQAAELAARLAPVPLDLVVASPLDRCQETAQAVVAGRDGLQVQTDDRFGEVRYGDWTGRPLEELAKEDLWKVVQAHPSAVRFPGGEAMADAQHRAVTAVREWNDGLKPDATFLVCSHGDIIKSIVADALGLHLDQFQRIQADPASVTVIRYTEMRPFVVRLNDNGGKVDDLLAKSGQDSDAPVGGGA; via the coding sequence GTGGCAACTCTCCTCTTGGTGCGTCACGGGTTGACCGAGATGACCGGACCGGTGCTGGCCGGCTGGACACCCGAAGTGCACCTGAACGAGCGCGGCCGTACGCAGGCCGCCGAGCTCGCGGCACGGCTCGCGCCGGTCCCGCTGGACCTGGTCGTGGCGAGCCCCCTGGACCGCTGCCAGGAGACCGCGCAGGCCGTGGTGGCCGGGCGCGACGGCCTCCAGGTGCAGACCGATGACCGGTTCGGCGAGGTCAGGTACGGCGACTGGACCGGCCGTCCCCTCGAAGAGCTGGCCAAGGAGGACCTCTGGAAGGTCGTCCAGGCCCATCCCAGCGCGGTCCGCTTCCCCGGCGGCGAGGCGATGGCCGACGCCCAGCACCGCGCCGTGACCGCCGTACGCGAGTGGAACGACGGCCTCAAACCGGACGCGACGTTCCTCGTGTGCAGCCACGGCGACATCATCAAGTCGATCGTCGCCGACGCCCTGGGGTTGCACCTGGACCAGTTCCAGCGCATCCAGGCCGATCCGGCGTCCGTCACCGTGATCCGTTACACCGAGATGCGTCCCTTCGTGGTCCGCCTGAACGACAACGGCGGGAAAGTCGACGATCTTCTTGCGAAGTCCGGCCAGGACAGTGACGCGCCGGTCGGTGGCGGAGCGTAG
- a CDS encoding DUF3090 domain-containing protein, whose protein sequence is MPVIAYDMPERFVAGTVGQPGDRTFFLQARAGRRVTSVGLEKFQVTLLAERLEELLDEVLRQGGAAAVPAVAPVELHDDEPLEQPIEEEFRVGTMALAWDPEDERVVIEAQEVTEGEDDEAEIGSEDPAVVVLRVRITAGQARAFAERALKIVAAGRPPCPLCGLPLDAQGHVCPRQNGHLG, encoded by the coding sequence ATGCCGGTCATCGCATACGACATGCCCGAAAGGTTTGTGGCGGGCACCGTTGGCCAGCCTGGCGACCGCACCTTCTTTCTGCAGGCTCGGGCGGGACGCCGCGTCACGAGTGTGGGCCTGGAGAAGTTCCAGGTCACGCTGCTGGCAGAGCGTCTTGAGGAGCTGCTCGACGAGGTGTTGCGCCAAGGCGGCGCCGCCGCGGTCCCGGCGGTCGCGCCGGTGGAGCTGCACGACGACGAGCCCCTCGAACAGCCGATCGAGGAGGAGTTTCGCGTCGGCACGATGGCGCTCGCCTGGGATCCCGAGGACGAACGGGTCGTTATCGAGGCCCAGGAGGTCACGGAGGGTGAGGACGACGAAGCCGAGATCGGCAGCGAGGATCCCGCCGTCGTGGTGCTCCGCGTACGGATCACCGCCGGCCAGGCCCGCGCCTTCGCCGAACGAGCGCTGAAGATCGTCGCGGCCGGTCGCCCGCCCTGCCCGCTGTGCGGGCTCCCCTTGGACGCCCAGGGCCACGTCTGCCCCCGTCAGAACGGCCACCTTGGCTGA
- a CDS encoding ATP-dependent DNA helicase, with protein sequence MNDTSFGLPSDLVELFASAEVPLRLAHDVLARLGAGAARELRDNPWRLLSVPGVRPEQADFFARRLLGPDAGPQDPRRAGALAGHVLLRAAGDGHTVTPAKTLLAALEAYDPGDAVEAVRGAIGAGEIVAIMDEESETELLGLAGLTTAEDTVAEGLARLTATADPLPPAEGVPATVFEHGVSLLTGPLEAVEETVRALAGGAAVIVTAATDRAARAAGGSLSVHRLLEPGADGYGRGVEQPLEADIVVVTEANFLDVERAAALVDACMDGTHLVLAGDPAAPSPRTPGRVFGDVIASGVIPVADLERSPGGAIERVAAAARSGELLRVDPSDRTVVIVPAGEAREAAHRAVQLVTDSIPRALGIPAEETLVVTPAQRGEAGVNALNLALKERLNAGPGPYDPGDRVVAVTDLPQAAAGEFGTVVAAKPDSDAVEVTFPSGTASVPAVALRHGWAVTVHRAQGTRWAAVVAVLPGEAAGSLTRPLVVGAFTRASRHLSIVHAAGPELAQAVRDRPEPSRRTRLADLLRENLTDL encoded by the coding sequence ATGAATGACACATCCTTCGGTCTTCCTTCGGACCTGGTCGAGTTGTTCGCGTCCGCCGAGGTTCCGCTGCGACTCGCCCATGACGTGCTCGCGCGTCTCGGCGCGGGTGCCGCCAGGGAGCTGCGCGACAATCCGTGGCGGCTCCTGAGCGTGCCCGGCGTACGGCCCGAGCAGGCCGACTTCTTCGCGCGCCGGCTGCTCGGCCCCGACGCGGGGCCACAGGACCCGCGCCGCGCCGGAGCGCTGGCCGGGCACGTCCTGCTGCGCGCCGCCGGCGACGGTCACACCGTGACGCCCGCCAAGACGCTGCTGGCGGCCCTGGAGGCCTACGACCCGGGCGACGCCGTCGAGGCGGTACGCGGCGCGATCGGCGCCGGGGAGATCGTCGCCATCATGGACGAGGAGTCCGAGACCGAGCTGCTCGGCCTGGCCGGCCTGACGACCGCCGAGGACACCGTCGCCGAGGGCCTGGCGCGCCTGACCGCGACCGCCGACCCGCTGCCTCCCGCCGAGGGCGTGCCCGCCACGGTGTTCGAGCACGGCGTGTCCCTGCTCACCGGTCCCCTGGAGGCGGTCGAGGAGACCGTACGGGCGCTGGCGGGCGGCGCGGCCGTCATCGTGACCGCGGCCACCGACCGGGCGGCGCGCGCCGCGGGTGGTTCCCTGTCGGTGCACCGCCTGCTCGAGCCGGGTGCGGACGGATACGGCCGCGGCGTCGAGCAGCCGCTGGAGGCCGACATCGTCGTCGTCACCGAGGCCAACTTCCTGGACGTCGAACGCGCCGCCGCCCTGGTAGACGCCTGCATGGACGGCACCCACCTGGTGCTGGCCGGCGACCCGGCGGCACCGTCACCGCGTACGCCGGGCCGCGTGTTCGGCGACGTGATCGCCTCCGGCGTGATCCCCGTCGCCGACCTCGAGCGCTCCCCAGGCGGCGCGATCGAGCGCGTCGCCGCCGCGGCACGCTCGGGCGAACTCCTGCGCGTGGACCCGTCGGACCGCACGGTGGTGATCGTGCCGGCCGGCGAGGCACGCGAGGCGGCGCACCGCGCCGTGCAGCTCGTCACGGACTCGATCCCCCGTGCCCTCGGTATCCCGGCCGAGGAGACCTTGGTGGTCACGCCCGCCCAGCGCGGCGAGGCCGGCGTGAACGCGCTGAACCTGGCACTCAAGGAACGCCTGAACGCGGGTCCGGGCCCGTACGACCCGGGCGACCGCGTGGTGGCGGTGACCGACCTGCCGCAGGCGGCGGCCGGAGAGTTCGGGACGGTCGTCGCGGCGAAGCCGGACTCGGATGCCGTCGAGGTCACTTTTCCCTCCGGTACGGCATCGGTGCCGGCGGTGGCGCTGCGGCACGGCTGGGCGGTGACCGTACACCGAGCCCAGGGCACACGCTGGGCCGCGGTCGTCGCCGTCCTGCCCGGCGAGGCGGCAGGCTCCCTGACGCGCCCGCTGGTCGTCGGCGCGTTCACGAGGGCGAGCCGCCATCTGTCGATCGTCCATGCCGCGGGACCGGAACTCGCCCAAGCCGTACGCGACCGCCCGGAACCCTCACGCCGCACCCGGCTCGCCGACCTCCTCCGCGAGAACCTCACCGACCTGTAG
- a CDS encoding undecaprenyl-diphosphate phosphatase, with protein MNFVQATVLGVVQGLTEFLPISSSAHLLIVPRLLKWKDPGAAFTAVIQLGTMLAVLIYFWRDIVRIVSTWFRSLFDKELRHHLDARMGWYVGLGTIPVSVVGLVFNHAIEGPARNLWINAGSLIVMGIVLLIAEWAARQKREIGDLNMRDGLIIGGFQCLALIPGSSRSGSTITGGLFLGYTREAAARYSFLLSIPAVVLSGLFELRKVGDGSMPIAGTAVATVVSFVVGYASIAWLLKFLVRHSTLVFVYYRVALGGILFGLLAAGAIAAT; from the coding sequence GTGAACTTCGTGCAAGCGACCGTGCTCGGAGTCGTCCAGGGACTCACGGAGTTCCTGCCGATCTCGAGCTCGGCCCATCTCCTGATCGTGCCGCGACTGCTCAAGTGGAAGGACCCGGGCGCGGCCTTCACGGCGGTGATCCAGCTGGGCACCATGCTCGCGGTCCTCATCTACTTCTGGCGCGACATCGTCCGCATCGTCTCGACATGGTTCCGCAGCCTGTTCGACAAGGAGCTCCGCCACCACCTCGACGCACGGATGGGCTGGTACGTCGGCCTGGGCACGATCCCGGTCTCCGTGGTCGGCCTGGTCTTCAACCACGCCATCGAGGGCCCGGCCCGCAACCTGTGGATCAACGCGGGCTCGCTGATCGTGATGGGCATCGTGCTGCTGATCGCCGAGTGGGCGGCCCGGCAGAAGCGCGAGATCGGCGACCTCAACATGCGCGACGGCCTGATCATCGGCGGCTTCCAGTGCCTCGCCCTGATCCCGGGCTCGTCGCGGTCCGGCTCGACGATCACCGGTGGCCTCTTCCTCGGCTACACCCGTGAGGCGGCCGCGCGTTACTCCTTCCTCCTGTCGATCCCGGCCGTCGTCCTGTCCGGCCTGTTCGAGCTGCGCAAGGTCGGCGACGGCTCGATGCCGATCGCGGGCACGGCCGTCGCCACCGTTGTCTCGTTCGTCGTCGGGTACGCCTCGATCGCCTGGCTGCTGAAGTTTCTCGTCCGCCACTCGACCCTGGTGTTCGTCTACTACCGGGTCGCGCTGGGCGGCATCCTGTTCGGCCTGCTCGCCGCGGGCGCCATCGCCGCCACCTGA
- a CDS encoding NAD(P)/FAD-dependent oxidoreductase, giving the protein MRLQEYGPTAPGGSARLVIGMGSGLVSGLVFGALMTWQHLLASHGTYGWAAFAAYAAVTGALLGAIVGRRPFGPAVSASGGLLLGLLGWVVWWLTVDPLLRGTTPTWSIAAATAAYPELVGSLLQGALAGTLFHLSVTRFNERAGRRPAEPPARVPRVVIVGGGFGGVSAARRFERLSLRGHRVEVTLISDSNFLLFTPMLAEVASGGLEAQHISTPVRAAVAHTRFRHGRVVEVDVVQRLVRLGTGAVVPYDHLVLAVGSVPHFLDLPGMAEHAFTLKSLGDAARLRDRVLTLLERADQETDPASRSRLLTFVVAGGGFAGTEAVAELYDLTHDVLHFYPGIHPDEPRFVLIHSGRRILPELSERLGEYALGKLEARGIEFRLGVRASGVTDRDVRLGDGAVIPTATFVWTAGNRPSPLLKTLPGEHGRGGSVVVDRMLRTFELEDVWAIGDCAQIPAADGTPYPPTAQHAMREGKAVADNIAAVLKGRRPKPFRFTTIGIFVALGHRTAAGEIRGHPFSGLSAWLLWRGIYLAKLPGLERRLRVLLDWSLDLVFPRDIVVTGPPAEPPVPARGVQ; this is encoded by the coding sequence ATGCGGCTGCAGGAGTACGGACCTACGGCGCCCGGGGGCAGCGCCAGGCTGGTCATCGGGATGGGCAGCGGCCTGGTGTCGGGGCTGGTGTTCGGCGCGTTGATGACCTGGCAGCACTTACTCGCGTCCCACGGCACGTACGGCTGGGCCGCCTTCGCGGCGTACGCGGCGGTCACGGGCGCTCTGCTCGGCGCGATCGTCGGGCGGCGGCCCTTCGGCCCGGCGGTGTCCGCGTCGGGCGGCCTGCTGCTCGGCCTGCTCGGCTGGGTGGTCTGGTGGCTGACCGTGGACCCGCTGCTGCGCGGCACCACCCCGACCTGGTCGATCGCGGCCGCCACGGCCGCCTATCCGGAACTCGTCGGCTCACTGCTCCAGGGCGCCCTCGCCGGCACGCTCTTCCACCTGTCCGTGACCCGCTTCAACGAACGCGCGGGCCGCCGCCCCGCCGAACCCCCGGCACGCGTACCGCGCGTCGTCATCGTCGGCGGCGGGTTCGGCGGCGTCAGTGCCGCGCGCCGGTTCGAACGGCTGAGCCTGCGGGGCCACCGCGTCGAGGTGACGCTGATCAGCGACTCCAACTTCCTGCTGTTCACGCCGATGCTCGCCGAGGTCGCCTCCGGTGGCCTGGAGGCCCAGCACATCAGCACACCGGTACGTGCGGCCGTCGCCCACACCAGATTCCGGCACGGCCGCGTCGTCGAGGTCGACGTCGTACAACGCCTGGTCCGCCTCGGGACGGGAGCCGTCGTCCCCTACGACCACCTCGTGCTGGCCGTCGGCTCCGTCCCGCACTTCCTGGACCTGCCGGGCATGGCCGAGCACGCCTTCACGCTCAAGTCGCTCGGCGACGCCGCGCGGCTGCGCGACCGGGTGCTGACCCTGCTGGAGCGCGCCGACCAGGAGACCGATCCCGCCTCGCGGTCCCGGCTGCTGACCTTCGTCGTGGCGGGCGGCGGGTTCGCGGGGACCGAGGCGGTCGCCGAGCTGTACGACCTCACCCACGACGTGCTCCATTTCTACCCCGGCATCCACCCGGACGAGCCGCGCTTCGTCCTGATCCACTCCGGCAGGCGGATCCTGCCCGAGCTGTCGGAGCGCCTCGGCGAGTACGCGCTCGGCAAGCTCGAGGCCCGCGGGATCGAGTTCCGTCTCGGCGTACGCGCGAGCGGCGTCACCGACCGCGACGTACGGCTGGGCGACGGAGCGGTGATCCCGACGGCGACCTTCGTCTGGACCGCGGGCAACCGGCCCAGCCCCCTGCTGAAGACCCTGCCCGGCGAACACGGCCGTGGCGGCTCGGTCGTCGTCGATCGCATGCTGCGCACCTTCGAGCTGGAGGACGTCTGGGCGATCGGCGACTGCGCCCAGATCCCCGCCGCCGACGGCACCCCGTACCCACCGACCGCCCAGCACGCGATGCGCGAGGGCAAGGCCGTCGCCGACAACATCGCCGCCGTCCTGAAAGGGCGCCGCCCCAAACCGTTCCGCTTCACCACCATCGGAATCTTCGTCGCGCTCGGCCACCGCACCGCCGCCGGAGAGATCCGCGGCCACCCCTTCTCAGGCCTGAGCGCCTGGCTCCTCTGGCGCGGCATCTACCTGGCCAAACTGCCCGGCCTCGAACGCCGCCTCCGCGTCCTGCTCGACTGGAGCCTGGACCTGGTCTTCCCCCGCGACATCGTCGTCACCGGTCCCCCCGCCGAACCTCCGGTTCCCGCGCGGGGTGTCCAGTGA
- the corA gene encoding magnesium/cobalt transporter CorA, translated as MIMDCAIYRKGVRDDVQGDLSDALDSAREVGDAFMWIGLHEPTTEEFDQVAGELQLHPLAIEDAVNAHQRPKLERYGDTLFVVVKTLNYVDASSDIEVGEIMLFVGKDFVITVRHGEGAPLKAVRQRLEADKELLHHGPSAVLYTVLDEIVDRYGAIAHEVEIDIIELERRVFSTQRTTVTENIYELKREVLEFRGAEDPLVPVLQDIVKGRVSVAPGTTEYFRDVLDHLLRVDEQVDSHNELLTNVLNAHLAQVGMQQNEDMRKISAWAAILAVPTLVTGAYGMNFTHMPGLTEWWGYPAAVVAIVGICATLYRWFRKSGWL; from the coding sequence ATGATCATGGATTGCGCCATCTATCGGAAAGGCGTCCGCGACGACGTCCAGGGCGACCTGAGCGACGCCCTGGACTCGGCACGCGAGGTCGGCGACGCCTTCATGTGGATCGGCCTGCACGAGCCGACCACCGAGGAGTTCGACCAGGTCGCCGGCGAGCTGCAGCTGCACCCCCTGGCGATCGAGGACGCGGTCAACGCCCATCAGCGCCCGAAGCTGGAGCGCTACGGCGACACGCTCTTCGTGGTGGTCAAGACCCTGAACTACGTCGACGCGAGCTCCGACATCGAGGTCGGCGAGATCATGCTGTTCGTCGGCAAGGACTTCGTCATCACCGTCCGGCACGGCGAGGGCGCGCCGCTCAAGGCCGTACGCCAGCGTTTGGAGGCCGACAAGGAGCTGCTCCACCACGGGCCCAGCGCGGTCCTCTACACGGTCCTGGACGAGATCGTGGACCGGTACGGCGCGATCGCCCACGAGGTCGAGATCGACATCATCGAGCTGGAGCGCCGGGTCTTCTCCACCCAGCGGACCACGGTCACCGAGAACATCTACGAGCTCAAGCGCGAGGTGCTGGAGTTCCGCGGCGCCGAGGACCCGCTCGTCCCGGTGCTGCAGGACATCGTGAAGGGCCGGGTCAGCGTCGCCCCCGGCACGACGGAGTACTTCCGCGACGTCCTGGACCATCTGCTGCGCGTCGACGAGCAGGTCGACTCCCACAACGAGCTCCTGACGAACGTGCTGAACGCGCACCTCGCCCAGGTCGGCATGCAGCAGAACGAGGACATGCGCAAGATCTCCGCCTGGGCGGCGATCCTGGCCGTGCCCACGTTGGTCACCGGCGCGTACGGCATGAACTTCACGCACATGCCCGGACTGACGGAGTGGTGGGGCTACCCGGCCGCGGTGGTGGCCATCGTCGGCATCTGCGCCACGCTGTACCGCTGGTTCCGCAAGAGCGGCTGGCTGTAG